GGATAGGAGAAAGGCGAGAGATGATGCCCTCAAGCGGAATAGCGTCCGTTCAGAAGGTGAAGATCTGGAAGAGGTGCGGccggagaaggagaagaagaagagggtcagggatgagattgaggatgacggGGAAGGGGCCGCCGAAGATGACGAAGCAGACGGTTATTATGAGTTAGttaaaagaaggagaaaggacGAGAAGCGGGCCAAGGAAGCTGAGCATGAGGCTATTGAAAAACAATTGCTGTATGTCTTCTTCGCGCAAGGAAATTTATCTTCTTACTGATCTTCATTGAAGTGCTGAGCGAGCCGCCTACGATGACGGAACTGCCGATGGACCTCGAACCATTACACGCGCTATTGAGAAGAACCGTGGTCTCACCCCACGACGATCCAAGACCGGCCGAAACCCTCGAGTCAAGAAGAGACAAGCATATGATAAAGcgcagaagaaggtcgcCAGTCAACGTAGTGTCTACAAGGGTGGTCAGGCGGCATACGGTGGGGAGTACAAGGGTGAGAAGACTGGTATCTCCAAGGTCATCAAGAGTAGGAAGTTCTAGATGGGAGAGTGGTGTTTGGGTCTTTTGCGCATTTGTTTGTTTATGCATTGGATGTGCTACAGTAATATACTAATGATTACAGCAAGATTTCCTGTCTACTTTTTGCGATTTGAAGGTGGCGGTCTTCGCTTTTTGAACATGCTTCCACCACTAGCCGGTTCAGGCGCAGAGGGGGCAGAAACGTCTGGCTTGACAtcctgttcttctttcattgCTTCACTGGTAACAGCAGTAGCTTCAACTAAAACTGCTTCCTCTAGCTTCTTCATATCAGGTTTAACATCCTCCGCCGCCTCTGATTCctccctttttccttcatctgccTGAGACCCTTCCACCTTTACCCAACCACCTCCCGGTATAAAGACCTTGTCGTTTCCCTTCGTCTTCGGCTTCAGCTCAATCTTCCCGGTCCAACCTTCTTTCTGCAATCCAGGTCCGTCTTTCGGTTGTACTTGTTGCCAAGCTTGCTTTGAAGGTTCCTGCTTGATGactccttctttttctttcatattcttgtctttgaaaagcgtttcctccttctttttaACTTTCAACCCTTTAAGTGACGAAGAATCCCAATCATCGTCATAGGGATCATGTACcggcttcttccccttaTGTTCAAatttccatccttcaccttcttcgtcttcctccccccTGTTCCTTTTCGCGCCCGTCATACTCACCGAAGCCTCGGTAAGGGGTGGAGGTACTacaacttcttcccacTGTCCAGGCTCGCCTGCCCGTCCTTTGATTTCCTGTTCAATCTCATACGCAGACTTTTCGGTATCAGGGTCGACAAAACCAAGTTGAGCGGCGGTGGAGTAGTCGGAAAACTTGTCTTTAGGTCTAGAGTCGCGGGCTTTggcggtggaagaggagggagctggggaggcggaggaagaggcaaggGAGGATGGGCGTACCACGCCGCGGGCTGTATCGTGGGCGtatgctgctgctgccgcctGTCATATCTATAAGCATCACGGAGAGACTGAAGTGGCATATATCACTTACTGCATCTATGCGAGCCATCTCGGCAGCTTCCTgggccttttcctttttcgccttctctcctcctctatAAAGATCTCGGATGAATCTCTCTTTGTTGCCGATATGCTTAAGACCTGTTTCATGTTGCCTTCGAGACTACAAAAAAATAATCAGCTTGTGCACTAATAACGGGAGTGATAGTAAGCCACTTCATTGACCTACGGGGGCGTCATCTCTAATCCAGATGTTGCAATACTTGCACCAGTACTGCTTCTTTGATACCCAATATCTGACCAAGAAGGATTGTGTAaacttccttcttcctcgacaCCACGTAGTATTCACTTACTCTGTCATTTTGTCTGTTCAGTAATTGCTCCTCAAGGACATACAATTATGGACTGAGTACTTATAAAGAAATGAATCACCGCTTGCCTCACTGCCCATTATTGATctttgaaagagaagacgCATTACGTAACagacctccacctcaaTATGACGAGAGGTTTCTGTCAGCGAAGACAACCAACGAACGAAGTTGATGTGGATGAAGCACCTTTAGACAACGTCAGGTAAAGGCAAGAAAAGCTCACAATGGTAAGCACGAGACTTATGCGGGTATATGATGGGGCCGCTAATTTCTTAATGCTCTTTGTAGCACGGAATCAAGCGAAGTCGACTTACACCTCAAGCTGCTGAGGCAAAACGTCTGAAAGAGCAGAGCAAGATTGAAACGTATCTCGCACTCGAGAAGGACGTCCTTACCAGAGTATGGTCCTTGGGAGCCAGACTATGTCAGAGCTAATTGGCGGCTTAGAAATCTGCAAAGGAGTACTCTGAAGAAGCATTGGGGAAAACTACACAACTGCTTGATTTGAACCCCGAATTCTACACTATTTGGAATTATCGCCGAGACATCTTATTATCCCTTTTCCCTGCTTTGTAGGTTTTCGTAACTGTTTGAAGAAAATGGCTCACATGGATTTGTAGGACTGCGGAGGAAGTAGTCGGGCGTTTGACAACGGATTTACGATTGACGACCGCCTATCTTCTCGTTCACCCAAAGGTCTACTGGATATGGAACCATCGTAAATGGTGCTTAGAAACCGTACCGTCAGGACCTGGAAAATCTCATGAATGGAAAGCAAAGTTTTGGGATGGAGAGTTGAAattggtggagaagatgctGGACGCTGATCCCCGAAACTGTATGTACCTGTACACCATTCGCAATGGATGTCAAGCTGAATCAAATGGGCAGTCCACGCCTGGGGGTATAGGCGATACGTTTTATCTTCGATGCCGGTACAGCGGCCATTAACAGAGGAACTAAATTACACTCAGTCCAAAATTGAGTCCAACTTCTCCAACTTTTCAGCATGGCATTACAGAACCAAGACGCTAGCGGCTATTTGGGAAGAAAATAACTCGAGCCCGGAGGACATCAAGAAAGCAAAGGACAAGGAGTTTGAACTTGTCACACAAGCTCTGTGGACCGATCCGGGCGATCAAAGCGGCTGGCTGTATCACTCTTGGCTCATTGGGCAAAGTATGTTAATAGACTGTATCAGTGGCATACGAACTGACGCTTCCACAGAGCCACCAATTGACGTTCTTCAACGTGAATTGAAGAATATTCAGGAGCTTTACGACATGGAGCCCGACTCAAAATGTGCGTTATTACCTGGCAGCAACTGTCTGACAGACCGCATTGACTCGGATCCTAGGGTGTATCAATGCTCTTGCGCAGtatactcttcttcttgctaAGCAACCATCCATTGCCCCTGAAGAAGCATATAAGCTTCGCAAAGACGCAAAGGAATTGTACGAGATACTTATAGAGGTTGATGTCGATCGGAAAGAAAGGTATAGGGATATGGGTGAGTTTGCTTGGTTCAAGAAAAGATATGAGCCTGACCTTTTCCAAAAGCTGCTTCGTGTACTTGAGAGGGAGTACATATGTATACCATTTACTGCTGTATGTTAAGGACacaaggagaggaaaagcTACATTCTAAACTTTGTTTGATGACTGCAGACAAAGCTTTGAAGAGCGGTATGTGGTCGATTTCATTTTCATCACGCAGCAAGAAGACTCGGTCGCGAATGGACTCGACGGCTTGCTTCACCCTTGTCAGCAACGGACTTATGTATGCGCATATGTACCGGGAAAGCTCAGTTCACTCCATTGCGGAACAGGACATAGAGGCAAGGCTAGGCTTGTCCCAATCCTATTATGCTTTCACAAATTCTGTTAGCCTGATCGAACAGGTTCAAAAAGCATTGGACTTATTGTGAAGGAGCGGAAAGACTATCCCGATCATGGCGCCTTCTTTCGAGTTTGAAGTTCTGACGCTTTTAATTATGTCTTTCATGTCCATGTTACTTGCTCGGTCAAGCGACAACACTTCCTGTTGTGCGCCGGCTTATCCCGTATTGTTATGACTAGCCGTTGTACGTAACCCGGCCGTATCGGAATGAATGGGCCAAGTCACGTGACCAGACTACCGAGTCGAAATGGTGGATAGCCGAGGACTCACCACACTCGTTGTCCTCTATTTATCCCTgatttcctctttccactctttcttcttcatctaaAATCACAAAAATGTCCAGACTCGCCCCTAGACTCGCCACAGCTGCCTGCGCTGTCCGACAGCCCGCTGCCACTCGTGCTATTGCTGCCGCGTTTGCCGCTCCGTTGACCAAACAGATTAGGGGGTACCGATCCCAACCTATGAGGGATGTCATGACCGGCGAGATCATCCAGTTGCCCGACATCGACGTGAGCAACATCGCATGTATGGCCTCCGACTATTCGAACTGACAACCGGATGAATGTAGCCCTCAACTGTAAAGGTCGACTTGACGACCCACGCCAAATCACGTCTCCCCAACTCTAAACTCGTTTTCGGCCACACCTTCACCGACCACATGCTCACCATTCCTTGGTCTAGCAGGAGTGGATGGGGAACCCCTCATATCAAGCCTTGTCAGTATTATGCTCTGTTGCAAACCGTCAGGTATCAACTGACGTGGATCCATTTTGgctgtttttttttttcgcgTGCGTTAGACGGTCCACTGGAGCTCGACCCTTCATCGACCGTTTTCCATTACGCATTCACATTGTTCGAGGGTATGAAGGCCTACAGGCAGGAGGACGGTACTATTAGATTGTTCAGGCCCGACATGAACATGGCGAGGATGAACAGGGTACGTTATCGCTTTTGCTACGTGAGTCTGCGCAGTTACTGACGGGGTATTGCATGCAGAGTGCCGCTCGTATTGCTCTCCCCCATTTCGATAGCAAGGCTCTCATCGAACTTATCAAGAAGCTCGTTATCCTCGACTCTGAATGGATccccaaggagaagggttACTCATTGTACATCCGACCTACATTGATCGGTACCCAAAACGCTCTCGGTGTCGGACCTTCCAGTGATGCTTTATTGTTTGTCATCTGCTCTCCCGTAAGTTGATTTTACAATTGCGCATGGAGGGAGTCATGCTGAAGTGGATGCAGGTGGGCCCTTACTACGCCTCTGGATTCAAGCCCGTCCAACTTTTGGCTACGACCAAGTTTGTCCGTGCCGCTCCCGGTGGTACAGGTGGTTACAAGCTCGGTGCCAAGTAAGCGTTATCCAAACGTTTCGCGATTCTCAAATTTgacccaaaaaaaaaaatcacAGCTACGCCCCCGGTGTCGTCCCTCAAGCTGAGGCAGCGAAAGAAGGCTACAGTCAAAACCTTTGGTTGCTTGGTCCCGAGCACGCTTTGACTGAGGTCGGTACTATGAACTTGTTCGTTGCTCTCAAGAAAGCCGATGGCTGTaagtcatcatcatcattttcatGCTATGGAGCCGAAACCAAAATACTGAAAATGAACATTTTTAGCCGTTGAGCTCGTTACCCCTCCTTTGGACGACGTCGTCCTCCCCGGTGTCACGCGAGACTCGTAAGCACATTTTCTCATCATTCGCCGAGCGACACCAGAGAACCCCGAAACCCTAACCAAGAGTGTGATCCTCTTAGCGCTCTCCAACTCGCACGAGAACACGCTTCCGGCAAGACACCTATCCCCGGCCTTCCCGAAAAACTTGTTGTCTCTGAGCGAAAGCTCGTGATGGCGGACCTCGTCGAGGCCGAGAAGAATGGTACATTGGTCGAGGTCTTTGGTACCGGTACGGCCGCCATCGTCTCTGCCGTTGACAAGATTGGTTATGAGGGGCGTGATATTATCATCCCCACCGGCCCTGAGGGTTTGGGTAACATCGCCAAGGGTATCTTGGACAGGATCACGGCCATCCAGACTGGTGAGATTGAGCATCCCTGGAGTGTGATTGCGAACGACGTGTCAAGCTCCAGTTTCTAGACGTTTTCTTTTCGTTTTTTATATATAGGAAAACTGGAGTAAGGTGGGGTATTATTTGACTTTTTGGGACATATACTTGTGCTAGGCTACGAGAGTTGGTTGTAGAGAAATATGCATTGGTATATCCATTTAGAAAATGTCTAATATAAATTCTAACCCTATACAATCccgagaaaaaaaaagaattaAAAAGGGAAACAAAGAGGAGACCTATGCAATCTTGGCACCTTGCACCCACATACCCTTGCGGTTTCGCTCATCTCCGTTGGACCACCACCTTTCAAGTGCGTCAAACCACCATTCGTCCGTATCGGTGTCGACTTGACTGTCTGCAAGGTCAAATAGATCGAGTGGACCCGTGCCAGTAGGATTCTCTTCACTTGCAAGTTCAACTGAGGAACAAAACCACCATTCATCAGCGCCCTGCTTCGTGGTTTGAAAAGTGAaaacagaaaaaaaatagTGTATGAACTTACTCAACTGCACATCAAACTCCATCCCAACTTCCAACGCACCGCCCAAGCCCATACCGGCCTTACCACCCCTCGTCGCCGCCCAAACTGCCTCTTTCCAATCCACCCTCAAATTTCTCcctccaccctcttcctccttcttcaccgtcCCAAACGAACACCCCAGAGATTCGCATCGATCACCTTCACGCATACGCGAGATGATCACCGCCTGGCGCATGGCGGTATGGATAGAAGGCGAGTAGCCGCCTGCGATATCTGTGCCGAGgccgagggagagggaagcgTCGAGAGCTTCTCGGAGAGGGAATTGGCGTTCAGAGAGGTATTGGTTGGATAGCGGGCAGTGGGCGATGGTGACGCCGCGTTCTTTGATGAGCGGGATGAGTTTGTCGTCGAGGTATGTGACGTGCGCTTGGAGAGTCTGTGGGCCGAGGAGACCAAActggaggaaaaaaagaataaaaaagaaataaAAAAGGTGGTTATCTTTTGCTAGACTGGTTGGTGTGAGGTGCGTAAAGACAAACGAACCTTGTCAAAGaccttttcatcatccaaaccTTTTGTCTTCAAGGACATATCAATCTGGTCCCTGCCTTCACACATGTGACTCTGCAGCCTTACGTTCCTGTCTTGAGCGACTTTGGCGAGACCTTGCAAGAGTTCGTCAGAGCAGACAGGGACGAAGCGGGGAGTGATGATGGGCTGAACCAGACGCCTGTGAGAAGGGAACTGGGAGAGATAAGACTCCATAGAGTCAAGGAATGAGTTGAGGGATGAGAGCGAGGCAGCGGGAGACGCCTCGCCGTACGACGGGCGCTGATGATATTCGTCAGAACATATTCCAGCCAGACAAGGCCGCGTACACGTACCGGTGATTCGTCCATGGAGAGTTTACCGATAAAAGCTCTGATCCCAGCCTCCTGGGCCTTTCTGGCCAGGACCAAGCTGGTTTCGTGTATCAGCGATACATCTTTTGCTAGACGCTTACAGTCACTCACTTGGCCTGGACGCCGATCGTGCCGAAAAAGACGACACAGCCGGTTCCATTCTCCCGCAGTCTCTGCACCAGCCTGCCATACAGCCGCTCGGCCAGCTGCTCGTCTGCATCGACACGCTCCTCGGCTCTATAGGCATACCGCTCGAGCCACTCGAGAAGCGGCAGATCCAGACCTGTGCCGGCGTAGAGATACTGGGCGGcgtggaggtggaggtcgGCGTACgtgggaaggaagaaggagtgcCTGCCGAGTGCGGTGGGTGGCGGGGCGGAGGCGAGGAGTGCCTGGGAGGCGGGGTCTGAAACGGGGGCGATGTGCGCGATGGCGCCCTGGGCAGAGACGGCTGGACGGGGTCAGCGTGGTCCGGGATCAGAAAGGCGCTAGTTACCGAGCAGATGGTTCCTCCTGACTCGGAGACCTGCGGGCGTGGGCGTGTCGACGAATGTTCCGGTGTAGAGGGATGTCATGGCGGGCGGGGGGTCGGTCAAAGGAGGGCCCCGGTATATAAGGGGAAAGATAAGGCAGATACACAGTTTCTAATCACGCCGATATCATCGGGTCGGAGCACCGCTTGGAAAGTGCAGACGTCACGACTCGTCCCAGTCTGCTGCCCGTCGGAGAAGCCAAAATACAACTGGGCCATTTCCCACCACATCGCGGGCAAGATATGTACATGGCCAGTGGAGACGGAGCACTGCGAGCAAGTGGAAGATTAAGGGCTGGAAACGAAGCCCCATATAGCCACCCCACATCTTGCATGGCCTTCGTCTTGACTTCTTGCCCGGCGAATCGAAGAAGTGAGCATGCGAAACAAGGGGTTGATCTCAAGGGACTGTGCATGATGATCAATGGACATACTCTACGGCCTCGTCCATCAGCACAGCCTGGCAAGCTGATGACTTGAGGCtgtttttccttttcccttttacAAAAATCAATCACGACTCGCGACGGGATAATGCCAAGCCGCGAAAGACACATTTACTGCGGGTGACAGGGTAGGAAATGACCGGTGATGACGTATTGCACTTCTCCCTCAGCGTTCAATTCGGCTTTGGTGGAGCTGCTGTGAATGCAGAAAGATGCAGTGGGAGTACCTTACTGCGAGGTTAGTGGCCACTGATTGGATATCCTTATGCAAGTATATAAACCCTTCTGCCTGTTTTAAATCTCTCTATCCCAACCCACCCTTTATCAACCAAGAACAAGTAACAATGGgtctcttccaccaccacgacGAGTAAGCCATCCCTGCCATCAATGGGTCACCAGCTGACTCCACTCTCTCCCATCAGACCTCCCAAGCACCAAGGCCACAAtggccctcctcctccccagcAGAACTTTGGCGGTCCCCAAGGTGGGCCCCCTCCCCAGCAAAACTTTAACGGACCTCATGGTGgtccccctcccccccaGAACTTTGGCGGGCCTCAACAAGGTTTCGGTGGGCCTCATGGCGGCGGTCCTCAGGGTGGTCCTCAGCAAGGTTTTGGCGGGCCCCAGGGTGGTCCTCAGCAAGGCTTTGGTGGGCCTCAGGGTGGACCCCATGGTGGACCCCAAGGTGGATATGGCGGCCCCCAGCAGCAGGGCGGTTTTGGAGGTCCTGGGAGGTACTAGATTGACGGGTTGTGCTATAATGCAAAATATGGCGAGATCAAGAGGGTGTAAAGTTGTAACGATATGAATGGAACTGGATAACTGGCGGCATTTTGAAATACATGGGTTTCATTGATAACAACACTTTTATTAACTGATTGAGAAAACATGATTATAGGTTATAAAGACGGTTGTAATCGCTCTACCCCTGTTTTGGCCACACACTCTTGCACCAATAACCGCATCTACTCCCCATCAGCTCCCCATCTCATGAGTCGAAGATGATAAACGTACATCTATAACACCTGTTTCTATAGCTTTGACGCTCAGAAGCGGTTCGTGCTTCTCTGGGCACTCGGCGTCTTCCTTTTGTGAAGGTCGGAGTGTATCTGCAGCAAGCGCTGGGACCCAAGGCCCTGTTTCCTGTGGATTtgtgaaaagaagaaaaaaagaaaaagaaaaaaaaaaggtcagAAAGATTGACGAGACGAGGTAAATGCCCAGGAGGACGGGCTTACCTCTGTGGAATTGGAGGACGGCGCCAAATCGTCATTGGTCTCGATAATAACCGCAAAAGTACACTCCTCTATTCTAAAATCAGCATCAAAGTCGCGGAGGGGGGAGGCAGGAGGGCGATGCAATAAAGCGTACTCACCATTATTATCCAACAACTGGCCGTCTAATGAAGAGAGCTTGATAAGGAACCCGCGAAGCATGAGACCCAGCTCATCAGCATTAGGTGCGCCCGTCAACCTAGTCCAATCAGCCAGTCAGTCAGCCAGCCAGCCAGTCAACACCCCTCTCTGGAcactctccctccacatcccaaaaaaaaagagaaactCACCCTACATCTTTTCTCCCATCCAACCCCGACAAGTACCCGATATCAAaaatcatcctctccaccgGTAACCCAGTCAACACACTCTTGATCACCaccgtcatcctcttcaatctaCCCTCATGAATCTCCTTGCCTACACTGGCAATCACCTGCGAGATGTACGATCGTACAGTCGGGTGACGCGATTGGTATACAGGAACGCCATGGGCACGGCGGCGGGTGAACGTCGTAGGAGGGTAAATCTGGCGGATACAGAGGATTGTGTGGAGGGATATTTCCACTTTGGAGCACGAGCGGAAACGTTCTTGGCGTTAGCacgaagaaaaaaaaagaggttTAGTGCATCGCGTTTCCAAGGAGACATACAGAAGGACGCTATAGCATCTGCAATTTCTAGAATACATTTCAAAGTCTCAAGTCAGTCCTGGTTTTGAAAAGTCTGATGTCTACAGGATAAAAAGGCCGAAACGCACCCTTATAGCTGAGACCTGGTTGGGCCATCGTTATCCCTTATCTGTTGAatttcctctctttctctcttttgTTTTATAAGCGCTTAGCGGCGGTGATTAGTTCTGTAAAACATCAACCAGGGGATTCGCTGGAAGTGGATGTACGTAGAGATGGATTTCAGGAGAGAGAAATAATCAGCAGCACCCAAAACCCAAATTGAGGGCGAAAAGTTGAGTAACCCAATCATCTAGCACGTGACTTTCGGGCAAGCAGCACCATCGTGTTGAGTCGAGTTATTTTGGGCACCGTGCTTGTTTTGAAAATCTCCCAGTCTAGCTAAATTATTGGAAAGAGTAAGGATCAACAGTAGAGAAAACAGCCATCGTAAGTATTCATGTATGGTTTCTTTACACCTCCTTGACCAACCCAAGGTGAACACAAGTTGAGCAGTAAAAAAAGCTATCGGATTTGACCGACAGCCACGCTTTTTGGGATTCCCAAATTCAGCCTGTTCGCGCATAATGGATGGATTTACCGGTTAAAACAGGGGCTAAGCGCGTTATCAATCGGGAGAAACCGGAGATGGTACCGGTGGAGGTTATCAATGATTTCGAACGATCAGGTCGTTATTTCGAACTTTTGACTGAAATGTCGAACAATTCCCCATACTTTGCCTATTCCCCCACAGATCGTCAATGTATTTCGAGTCGTAAACAACAGAATGGTCAACAATCTACAAACATAAACGCCATCGTCCCGGTCGTACCACCGACTCCACCGAGTAT
This Cryptococcus neoformans var. neoformans B-3501A chromosome 14, whole genome shotgun sequence DNA region includes the following protein-coding sequences:
- a CDS encoding hypothetical protein (HMMPfam hit to zf-U1, U1 zinc finger, score: 44.3, E(): 3.4e-10), translating into MTEYWVSKKQYWCKYCNIWIRDDAPSRRQHETGLKHIGNKERFIRDLYRGGEKAKKEKAQEAAEMARIDAAAAAAYAHDTARGVVRPSSLASSSASPAPSSSTAKARDSRPKDKFSDYSTAAQLGFVDPDTEKSAYEIEQEIKGRAGEPGQWEEVVVPPPLTEASVSMTGAKRNRGEEDEEGEGWKFEHKGKKPVHDPYDDDWDSSSLKGLKVKKKEETLFKDKNMKEKEGVIKQEPSKQAWQQVQPKDGPGLQKEGWTGKIELKPKTKGNDKVFIPGGGWVKVEGSQADEGKREESEAAEDVKPDMKKLEEAVLVEATAVTSEAMKEEQDVKPDVSAPSAPEPASGGSMFKKRRPPPSNRKK
- a CDS encoding hypothetical protein (Match to ESTs gb|CF191809.1|CF191809, gb|CF191623.1|CF191623; Similar to gi|19075963|ref|NP_588463.1| putative rab geranylgeranyltransferase alpha sub unit [Schizosaccharomyces pombe], FASTA scores: opt: 550, E(): 2.9e-30, (39.769% identity (63.977% similar) in 347 aa overlap (1-325:1-335)); HMMPfam hit to PPTA, Protein prenyltransferase alpha subunit repeat, score: 170.6, E(): 3.3e-48); its protein translation is MHGIKRSRLTPQAAEAKRLKEQSKIETYLALEKDVLTRKSAKEYSEEALGKTTQLLDLNPEFYTIWNYRRDILLSLFPALTAEEVVGRLTTDLRLTTAYLLVHPKVYWIWNHRKWCLETVPSGPGKSHEWKAKFWDGELKLVEKMLDADPRNFHAWGYRRYVLSSMPVQRPLTEELNYTQSKIESNFSNFSAWHYRTKTLAAIWEENNSSPEDIKKAKDKEFELVTQALWTDPGDQSGWLYHSWLIGQKPPIDVLQRELKNIQELYDMEPDSKWCINALAQYTLLLAKQPSIAPEEAYKLRKDAKELYEILIEVDVDRKERYRDMAASCT
- a CDS encoding hypothetical protein (Similar to gi|46101160|gb|EAK86393.1| hypothetical protein UM05536.1 [Ustilago maydis 521], FASTA scores: opt: 1650, E(): 9.8e-100, (57.639% identity (80.556% similar) in 432 aa overlap (7-432:158-588)); HMMPfam hit to Aminotran_4, Aminotransferase class IV, score: 434.7, E(): 9.8e-128), giving the protein MSRLAPRLATAACAVRQPAATRAIAAAFAAPLTKQIRGYRSQPMRDVMTGEIIQLPDIDPSTVKVDLTTHAKSRLPNSKLVFGHTFTDHMLTIPWSSRSGWGTPHIKPYGPLELDPSSTVFHYAFTLFEGMKAYRQEDGTIRLFRPDMNMARMNRSAARIALPHFDSKALIELIKKLVILDSEWIPKEKGYSLYIRPTLIGTQNALGVGPSSDALLFVICSPVGPYYASGFKPVQLLATTKFVRAAPGGTGGYKLGANYAPGVVPQAEAAKEGYSQNLWLLGPEHALTEVGTMNLFVALKKADGSVELVTPPLDDVVLPGVTRDSALQLAREHASGKTPIPGLPEKLVVSERKLVMADLVEAEKNGTLVEVFGTGTAAIVSAVDKIGYEGRDIIIPTGPEGLGNIAKGILDRITAIQTGEIEHPWSVIANDVSSSSF
- a CDS encoding hypothetical protein (Match to ESTs gb|CF189517.1|CF189517, gb|CF189516.1|CF189516, gb|CF189401.1|CF189401; Similar to gi|20270696|gb|AAM18374.1| guanine deaminase [Mus spretus], FASTA scores: opt: 752, E(): 1.6e-41, (34.810% identity (64.135% similar) in 474 aa overlap (4-468:12-447)); HMMPfam hit to Amidohydro_1, Amidohydrolase family, score: 90.7, E(): 3.6e-24) — protein: MTSLYTGTFVDTPTPAGLRVRRNHLLAVSAQGAIAHIAPVSDPASQALLASAPPPTALGRHSFFLPTYADLHLHAAQYLYAGTGLDLPLLEWLERYAYRAEERVDADEQLAERLYGRLVQRLRENGTGCVVFFGTIGVQANLVLARKAQEAGIRAFIGKLSMDESPRPSYGEASPAASLSSLNSFLDSMESYLSQFPSHRRLVQPIITPRFVPVCSDELLQGLAKVAQDRNVRLQSHMCEGRDQIDMSLKTKGLDDEKVFDKFGLLGPQTLQAHVTYLDDKLIPLIKERGVTIAHCPLSNQYLSERQFPLREALDASLSLGLGTDIAGGYSPSIHTAMRQAVIISRMREGDRCESLGCSFGTVKKEEEGGGRNLRVDWKEAVWAATRGGKAGMGLGGALEVGMEFDVQLIELASEENPTGTGPLDLFDLADSQVDTDTDEWWFDALERWWSNGDERNRKGMWVQGAKIA
- a CDS encoding hypothetical protein (Match to EST gb|CF189214.1|CF189214; Similar to gi|112205|pir||B39066 proline-rich protein 15 - rat, FASTA scores: opt: 345, E(): 1.8e-08, (49.180% identity (55.738% similar) in 122 aa overlap (35-153:108-218))); its protein translation is MQWEYLTARLVATDWISLCKYINPSACFKSLYPNPPFINQEQVTMGLFHHHDEPPKHQGHNGPPPPQQNFGGPQGGPPPQQNFNGPHGGPPPPQNFGGPQQGFGGPHGGGPQGGPQQGFGGPQGGPQQGFGGPQGGPHGGPQGGYGGPQQQGGFGGPGRY
- a CDS encoding hypothetical protein (Similar to gi|20069535|emb|CAC86900.1| mitotic arrest defective protein 2B [Xenopus laevis], FASTA scores: opt: 252, E(): 2.4e-10, (30.539% identity (64.072% similar) in 167 aa overlap (15-178:20-178)); HMMPfam hit to HORMA, HORMA domain, score: 42.1, E(): 1.6e-09), which gives rise to MAQPGLSYKERFRSCSKVEISLHTILCIRQIYPPTTFTRRRAHGVPVYQSRHPTVRSYISQVIASVGKEIHEGRLKRMTVVIKSVLTGLPVERMIFDIGYLSGLDGRKDVGLTGAPNADELGLMLRGFLIKLSSLDGQLLDNNEECTFAVIIETNDDLAPSSNSTEETGPWVPALAADTLRPSQKEDAECPEKHEPLLSVKAIETGVIDVRLSSSTHEMGS